CCCCAGCAGGTCACTGTTCGCGACTTGCTCGCCCACCGGACCGGCCTGCCCAGCACGGACTTCTGGACGTTCCGCCAGTTGATGCCGCTGGAAGAACAGGTACGCAAGATGCGCCTGGTCGCGCCCGCCGCTGCGCCCCGCACCCGCCTGATCTACCAGAACACCATGTACGAGCTGGCCGGAATGATCATCCAGCGACTGACCGGGCAACGCTGGGACCAGTTCCTGCGGCAACGACTGTGGTCGCCGCTCGGCATGGACGAAACGTACGGCACGCGAGGCCAGATTCCTGAAGGGAAGGCACTGGTCACGCCACACGATATCGTTGACGGCAAAGTGCAGGCCATCCCGTACGACCTGCCACCGAACCTCGAAGACGCCGCCGGTTCTGCGTGGTCGTCGGTGCATGACATGAGCATCTGGGCGCAGTTCTTGCTGAACGGCGGCATCGCCTCGAACGGCGAACGGATACTCTCCGAAGAAAGCATCGCCGCGATGTTCGAACCCGCGCAACTGGTCTCGGCCGATGACTATTACCCGAGCGCAGAACTCACCAAACCCAACTGGCGCAGCTACGCGCTGGGCTGGTATCAGCAGGATTTTCAGGGCAGGAAAATCGATTACCACACCGGCACCCTTGACGGACTCGTGGCCATTATTGGCCTGGACCGGGCCGAGCAACGCGCGGTGATCGTGCTGCAGAACATGGGTGGATCGGAACTGCGCCATGCCCTGCTATGGGAAGCAATGGACAAGCGCGAAGTAACCGCCCGCACCGATTGGCTGCAAGGGGTATTCGACATTTACGCGGCACGCGATGCCAAACGGGCAGAACGCTGGGCCGGGCTGGAAAAATCGCGGCTCAAGCGTACCCGCACCAGCGTCGACATGGACGACTACCTCGGCACCTACAGCAACGCGGTACTGGGCGAGGTCCGGTTGATGCGCCGCGGCCGCGACCTGATCCTGAAGACCGGCATGTACGAGTACGATGTTTCGCACTGGCACCTGGACACGTTTCTCGTGAACTACGTGGCCTGGTCCAGCGGCACGTTTGCCGACTTCGGCATCGACCCGCACGGTAAAGTTGCCACCATGGAAGTCTTTGGCCAGACTTTTGAGAAGCTGGCAGAGCAGTAACGCGCCGGAGACGTGACTTGAAACCGCGCGTTATTGGCATATATCGGTAAGATTGGCCGTTCAGGCGGTGGCAAAGCCCTGATATTGATTGAGGAGAAAGGCATGGCCGGTGGCTGGGCCCGTGACGGGGCCGTACAAGACCAGATTGATGCGAGCGTCGAAGACGCCGTCAAACGCGCGCGCGACAATCTGCCGAAAGGTGAATCGCGCAAACAGTGTGAAGAGTGCGATGCCGATATTCCAGAAGCACGGCGCGTCGCCGTACCCGGCGTGCGCCTCTGCATTGCCTGTCAGTCCGAACGCGACCAGCAGCAGAAAGCCGGCGGCTTCAACCGCCGCGGCAGCAAGGACAGCCAGCTCCGCTAAACCTGGCCACACGGAGAAACGGCGCTTGCGTCAGGGGTGGCCGCGCAGCTGCCGAACCCGGAACGACTTCCCTTTCAGTTTGCCCAGCATTAACTTCTTCACGGCTTGTGCCGCCACCGAGCGGCGCACCGCGACGAACGAGCGCATGTCGAATATCGAAATTTTGCCAACCTGATCGCCAGCGATGCCGTTGTCGCCCGTCAGTGCACCGAGGATATCGCCCGGTCGGATCTTTTGTTTTTTCCCGCCGTCGATCTGCAACGACTCCATCGCCGGTTGTCCAGGGGACCGCTTGAGCACGCTGTCGTCAGGCAAGGGGCGCACGGCGACCGTCGTGCCCGTGTATTCCTGCAACGCCGCCACCTTGTGCGCCTCACTCGCACTGAACAGCGTGCAGGCGACGCCGCTGCCTCCCGCACGCCCGGTGCGACCAATGCGGTGCAAATGAATTTCACTCTCGTGCGCAATCCGGTAATTGATAACAACGTCCAGTGCATCAATGTCGAGGCCGCGCGCCGCAACGTCCGTCGCCACCAGCACGGACACACTTTTGTGAGCAAACCGTACCAGCGTGGAATCGCGATCCCGTTGTTCGAGGTCGCCGTGAATAGCCAGCACGCTGAAACCCGCCTGCCGCAACGCGCCGGCGACATCGCGAGTCTCAACCTTGGTATTGCAGAACACCAAAGTTGATTCAGCCTGATTCTCCAGCAGCAACAGGCGCAGAGCACGCAGCCGTTGCTCGTCGTCCTGCACTTCGAAGAACTGCTGGCGAATCGTCGCGTTGCCGTGCGTCTCTTCAACCTTGATATGCACAGGCGTCGTCAGGACCCGACCTGCTATCGACTGAATCTCATCCGGATAGGTCGCACTGAACAGCAGTGTTTGCCGTTTCGCCGGGGTTTGCCCAACGATGTAATCCAGCGAGTCCTGAAACCCCATGTCCAGCATGCGATCGGCCTCGTCAAGCACCAGTGTCGTGAGCTCGGCAAGCTCGAGCGTGGACTTGCGCAGATGGTCTTCAATACGCCCGGGCGTGCCGACGACAATATGCGCACCACTGTCGATGGAGGCCGCCTGAATTCGAAACGGTTTGCCGCCGCACACGGTCAGAATCTTGATATTTGGAATACCGCGCGCGAGCCGGCGCAATTCCACGGCGACCTGGTCAGCCAGCTCGCGGGTCGGGCACAGCACCAGCGCTTGTGTGCGGAAGTTGCTGCTGTCGAGTGTATTGAGCAAACCGAGACCGAAAGCCGCGGTTTTTCCCGAGCCCGTCTTCGCCTGGCCAATGACGTCCTGCCCTGCCAGGATCGGTGGCAGGCTCCGGGACTGGATCGGGGTCATTTGCAGATAGCCAAGCCCGGCCAGGTTGTCGAGCAGTGCCGGTTTGAGGTCGAGCGCGGAAAAAGTCATGAGGATCGGCACTGAGGATGGCTGGGGCGGCGTCCGAGTATAGGGACTATGCGCAACGGCTGACAGGGAATTACTGATTAATGGCGTACGCCCCCGGCCCGTTGTGCCGTCTACCGTCCAGAACAGCGCCTGACTGCGACGGCGAACAGGGACGGTCCTGAGCGACAGCCGTCACAGCAAGCGGCAACGGGCATTGCTAGAGTTCATGCATATCGTTGCCGCGGACTGTTTCATGAAAGGAAAGATTGGACTGTCGTTGTTCGGATTGCCGTTCTTTGCGGTCGGACTGTGGATGTCTTGGAGTATCAGCGCCGCGTTCCTGGATTACTGGCAAATGCAGGACTGGCAGAGCGCTGACGCGCAATTGCACACGGCCGGCTATCGCACACATCAGGGCGATGACTCCCGTTCGTACGAGGCCTACGCAACTTATTCCTACACGATTAATGGCCAGAGCTATAACGGCTCGCGGGTCGCAATCAGTGGCGGCGCCGACAACATCGGCGACTACCAGACGGATACTGGCAACCGACTTGCCACCACGCTCGCACAAGGCGCGCCCATAACCGTGTACGTCAACCCGGGGAATCACAGCGAGGCCATTATTGATCGGGAGCTTCGCTGGGGCTTGCTGGGATTCAAGTCGATATTCCTGTTCGTGTTTGGCGGCGTTGGCCTGGGGCTTCTTATTTACGCAAGGCGGTCACGATCGTCCGCTGACACGGATGCACTGGCCGAGTCCGGCACACCGTGGCTGCAGAACAACGCCTGGCAAACCGCAGAAATCCGCTCCGGCTCGAAAGCCACGATGTGGGTGGCTGTCGGCTTCGCCCTGTTCTGGAACCTGATTTCAGCGCCGCTGCCGTTCCTGGTGTACGACGAGATCCTGAACAACGGCAACCCTGCCGCCTGGTTGGGCATCCTGTTTCCGCTCATCGGCATCGGCCTGTTGGTCTTCGCCGGCAAACGGGTGGCCGAATGGCGCCGGTTCGGTGCTGCGCCGCTGGTACTCGACCCGTTCCCGGGCTCCATCGGTGGTCACGTCGGTGGCACCATCGACCTGAAGCTGCCGTTCAATCCCGACACGACGTTTGAGCTGACGCTCACCTGCATCGAAAGTTACATAAGTGGCAGCGGCAAGAATCGCAGCCGTCGCGAGAAAGCCGAATGGCAGGACTCAGCACTGGCGCACAGCGAACCCGGGGGACGTGGCACCCGGGTGGTATTTCGATTTGATGTTCCGGCTGATCTCGACCCGGCCGATGCCAGACGCAATAACGATCGCTATCGCTTGTGGCGCATCAACATCAATGCCGAACTGCCCGGTGCGGATTTTGACCGCGACTACGACATCCCCGTCTACCCGACGGCGACGCGGTCTCGCCACTTGCCTGCCATGGCCATTCAAAGTACCCAGTCTCTGAAGGCAAGCCGCGCCGAGCAGCGCATACGTGAACTGTTCAGATTTGATCAGTACGCTGCCGGCAAGCGACTCTACTTCCCCATGGGCCAGAAGCTCGCGGGTCCGCTGGGCGGCATTTTTTTCGGCGCGATCTTCATTGCCAGCGGCTGGTTTCTTGCTTACCGCGGCGACAGCCCGCTGTTCGGACTCGTGTTTGGTCTCGTCGGCGGTTTGATCGCACTCGCTGCGAT
The DNA window shown above is from Woeseia oceani and carries:
- a CDS encoding DUF3592 domain-containing protein; the encoded protein is MKGKIGLSLFGLPFFAVGLWMSWSISAAFLDYWQMQDWQSADAQLHTAGYRTHQGDDSRSYEAYATYSYTINGQSYNGSRVAISGGADNIGDYQTDTGNRLATTLAQGAPITVYVNPGNHSEAIIDRELRWGLLGFKSIFLFVFGGVGLGLLIYARRSRSSADTDALAESGTPWLQNNAWQTAEIRSGSKATMWVAVGFALFWNLISAPLPFLVYDEILNNGNPAAWLGILFPLIGIGLLVFAGKRVAEWRRFGAAPLVLDPFPGSIGGHVGGTIDLKLPFNPDTTFELTLTCIESYISGSGKNRSRREKAEWQDSALAHSEPGGRGTRVVFRFDVPADLDPADARRNNDRYRLWRININAELPGADFDRDYDIPVYPTATRSRHLPAMAIQSTQSLKASRAEQRIRELFRFDQYAAGKRLYFPMGQKLAGPLGGIFFGAIFIASGWFLAYRGDSPLFGLVFGLVGGLIALAAIYLLFRSLEVIQDGSALVSVRRVCGIPVSRRRLEKHSIDRLHKHSSMQSQSGGKHVVYYSVYALDYAGEKLLLGEGFKGQSEATAAMDFISREFQLPAKHRATADTNSPSTDDSNLLTDNY
- a CDS encoding serine hydrolase, with amino-acid sequence MSRTALLIGTALVGLLLSTAQAVARDVDVERFTAIVEEGKELWQVPGLAVALIEDGNVVFQRGFGMTADDGSAVDEHTLFSNASTTKAMVSAGVLMLVDEGKLTLDDPVIDYLPELHFHRDAQPQQVTVRDLLAHRTGLPSTDFWTFRQLMPLEEQVRKMRLVAPAAAPRTRLIYQNTMYELAGMIIQRLTGQRWDQFLRQRLWSPLGMDETYGTRGQIPEGKALVTPHDIVDGKVQAIPYDLPPNLEDAAGSAWSSVHDMSIWAQFLLNGGIASNGERILSEESIAAMFEPAQLVSADDYYPSAELTKPNWRSYALGWYQQDFQGRKIDYHTGTLDGLVAIIGLDRAEQRAVIVLQNMGGSELRHALLWEAMDKREVTARTDWLQGVFDIYAARDAKRAERWAGLEKSRLKRTRTSVDMDDYLGTYSNAVLGEVRLMRRGRDLILKTGMYEYDVSHWHLDTFLVNYVAWSSGTFADFGIDPHGKVATMEVFGQTFEKLAEQ
- the dbpA gene encoding ATP-dependent RNA helicase DbpA: MTFSALDLKPALLDNLAGLGYLQMTPIQSRSLPPILAGQDVIGQAKTGSGKTAAFGLGLLNTLDSSNFRTQALVLCPTRELADQVAVELRRLARGIPNIKILTVCGGKPFRIQAASIDSGAHIVVGTPGRIEDHLRKSTLELAELTTLVLDEADRMLDMGFQDSLDYIVGQTPAKRQTLLFSATYPDEIQSIAGRVLTTPVHIKVEETHGNATIRQQFFEVQDDEQRLRALRLLLLENQAESTLVFCNTKVETRDVAGALRQAGFSVLAIHGDLEQRDRDSTLVRFAHKSVSVLVATDVAARGLDIDALDVVINYRIAHESEIHLHRIGRTGRAGGSGVACTLFSASEAHKVAALQEYTGTTVAVRPLPDDSVLKRSPGQPAMESLQIDGGKKQKIRPGDILGALTGDNGIAGDQVGKISIFDMRSFVAVRRSVAAQAVKKLMLGKLKGKSFRVRQLRGHP
- a CDS encoding DksA/TraR family C4-type zinc finger protein codes for the protein MAGGWARDGAVQDQIDASVEDAVKRARDNLPKGESRKQCEECDADIPEARRVAVPGVRLCIACQSERDQQQKAGGFNRRGSKDSQLR